In the genome of Deltaproteobacteria bacterium, one region contains:
- the atpD gene encoding F0F1 ATP synthase subunit beta, producing MDVNNSFENRVGRVVQIMGPVIDVAFDEGLGLPEIHHALKITNSAIDDTEDNLTVEVGLHIGDNMVRCIAMDSTDGLVRGALVKDTGGPIKVPVGQGSLGRIIDVVGRPVDEAGPVKTDVYWPIHRVAPKFEDQATSKEIFETGIKVIDLLAPYVKGGKIGLFGGAGVGKTVVIMELINNVAKAHGGYSVFAGVGERTREGNDLWMEMKESGVLDKAALIYGQMNEPPGARFRVGLSALTAAEYFRDQEGRDVLLFVDNIFRFVQAGSEVSALLGRMPSAVGYQPTLATDVGELQERITSTKNGSITSVQAIYVPADDLTDPAPATTFAHLDATTVLSRSIAEQGIYPAVDPLDSTSTILDPAIIGEEHYSVARQVQGILQRYKDLQDIIAILGMDELSPDDKLVVERARKIQRFLSQPFFVASQFTGLEGKYVKLEDSIRGFKELVDGKHDDLPEQAFYLVGSIEEAREKANKMAKKAA from the coding sequence ATGGATGTAAATAATTCTTTTGAAAATCGGGTTGGTCGAGTAGTTCAAATCATGGGCCCTGTTATAGACGTGGCCTTCGATGAAGGCCTAGGTTTGCCGGAAATACATCACGCCTTAAAGATTACAAATTCAGCAATAGACGACACAGAAGACAATCTCACGGTAGAAGTGGGCTTGCACATCGGAGATAACATGGTCCGATGTATCGCCATGGATTCTACCGACGGTTTAGTAAGGGGAGCATTAGTAAAAGATACGGGTGGCCCGATTAAAGTGCCAGTTGGACAGGGTAGTTTGGGAAGAATTATCGATGTAGTGGGAAGGCCTGTGGACGAGGCTGGGCCAGTTAAAACAGATGTCTATTGGCCGATTCACAGAGTAGCACCTAAATTTGAAGATCAGGCGACATCAAAGGAAATATTTGAGACTGGCATTAAGGTAATCGATCTCCTCGCGCCATACGTAAAAGGTGGAAAAATTGGCCTTTTTGGTGGAGCAGGCGTGGGCAAGACGGTCGTTATCATGGAGCTCATCAATAACGTGGCTAAGGCGCACGGCGGTTATTCAGTCTTTGCGGGCGTAGGTGAGCGCACGCGAGAAGGGAATGACTTATGGATGGAGATGAAAGAAAGCGGGGTGTTGGATAAAGCCGCTTTGATTTATGGCCAGATGAACGAGCCTCCAGGAGCTCGCTTCCGCGTGGGGCTAAGTGCGCTGACGGCTGCGGAATATTTTCGCGATCAGGAAGGCAGAGATGTTTTGTTGTTTGTCGATAATATATTTCGTTTCGTGCAGGCTGGCTCTGAAGTATCGGCGCTTTTGGGCCGAATGCCTTCGGCGGTAGGCTATCAGCCAACGCTTGCTACCGACGTTGGAGAATTGCAAGAGCGCATTACGTCTACTAAAAACGGCTCGATTACTTCTGTGCAGGCTATTTACGTGCCAGCAGACGATTTAACCGATCCGGCTCCTGCGACAACGTTTGCGCATCTCGATGCTACTACGGTGTTGTCGCGCTCAATAGCGGAGCAGGGAATTTATCCAGCCGTGGATCCGCTGGACTCTACCTCTACAATTCTCGATCCGGCTATTATTGGCGAGGAACACTACTCGGTAGCGCGTCAGGTGCAGGGAATTTTGCAAAGGTATAAAGATTTGCAAGACATCATAGCCATTCTCGGAATGGACGAGCTTTCGCCAGACGACAAGCTAGTGGTGGAGAGAGCTAGAAAAATTCAACGATTTCTTTCGCAGCCATTTTTTGTTGCTTCCCAGTTTACTGGGTTAGAAGGAAAGTACGTAAAGCTTGAAGATTCGATACGGGGTTTTAAGGAGCTAGTGGATGGCAAACACGATGACTTGCCAGAGCAGGCTT